AGGCGCACGACCCGGAGGCCCTGCGCCGCAGCCGGCAAAATGCCCGCTCCCGCGACCTGGTGGTCGACAAACGCAACACCGACCATGCCACCACCCCGGTGTGGGGCCGGCTGCACGCCCACGACGCCGAAGCACTCGACCGGCGGCTGATGGCGATGGCGCACAGCGTCTGCGACGACGATCCGCGCACCATCGCCCAACGCCGCGCCGACGCCCTCGGCGCGCTGGCCGCCGGCGGGCAGACCCTGGCCTGCGGGTGCGGCAACGAGGACTGCCCCGGCACCCAGGACCGTCCGGCAAGTTCGGTGCTGATCCACGTGGTCGCCAGCGCCGAAAGCATGGGTACCGCTGTCGACGCGCACCGCAACGGTGAAGACCCACCGCCGCCGCCGATCGACCGACGGAACCTGTTTGCTCCAGTAGCACGCCCTGCCGAGCCCGACCCGCCCCCGAAAGCCCGGCCCGCGCTGCTGCTGGGCGGACCCCTGATCCCGGCACCGATGCTGGCCGAACTGATCGCCGCCGGCGCCACCGTCAAGCCGGTGCGACACCCTGGACCCGATAGTCCCCCCGAACCGAAGTACCGGCCCTCGACCGCACTCGATGAGTTTGTGCGCTGCCGGGACATGACGTGCCGGTGGCCCGGTTGTGACCGGCCGGCTGAATTCTGCGACCTCGACCATGCCATCGCCTATGCTCTCGGCGGCCTGACACATCCGTCAAACCTGCGTTGCCTATGCCGAAAACACCACTTAATCAAGACGTTTCACGGCTGGCGCGACCGGCAACACGCCGACGGGACCATCGACTGGCTCAGTCCGACCGGCCAAACCTACACCACCCACCCCGGCAGTCGGCTGTTATTCCCCGCCCTCTGCGAACCGACCGGCCGCCTACCCGTACCGACTGGCCGACAATCGGATTCGGCTGGCCGAACCCTGATGATGCCCACCCGACGACGGACTCGGGCCCAGAACCGCGCCCGGGCCATCGCCGCCGAACGCGCTCTCAACACCAGGCCCCCGCCATCCTGAGCCGCCGAGCAATGTTGCCCTCAACCCAGGAACCGTGCGCGCACTTCCGGCGCCGGCACCGGACAAGTGTCATGCTTGCCGCCGATTCGATAGCGGACGGCGGCGAAGCGGTCGTAGAGACGGTCACGGATTCCAGCGGGAATAATGCGGGCCGCCAGGAGTAGCCGGAACGGCCCGCCCAGATAGCGCACCACCTTCAGGGCCCCCGCCGATCGAACGCTGACCTGCTCGCCGGGTTGACCGGGGTCGTCGACGAAGACCATGGAGTCGATGCCTTGCAGGTCCGGATGGCGCTCGATGACCGCGCGGGCGAAGTCGCTGTCCAGGGCGGCGAATCGCAGGGTGCCGCGCCGGTCGTGGCGAAGGATGGTCTGGACCGATCGGTTGCAGACTCCGCAGACGCCGTCGTAGAGCAGCACCGGCGCAGCGTGGGCGTTCGTCATCGGTGCACCGCCACGTCGCTCAGACCACGCCGCTGACGTAGCGGCGTTCGCGTACCGCCTCGAGCACCTCGCGCAGGCCGTCAGCGCTTTGCCGCCAAGAGAATTCGGCGCTGCGGTCCTGCGCCTTGCCGCCGAGCTGTTCGCGCAGCACCGCGTCCGCCAGCAACCGGTGAAGCTGCCCGACCAGTTCGTCGTGATCGTCGACCAGCAGCCCGGTCACCCCGTCGACGATCGAATCGGCCAGGCCGCCGGAGGCCCGATAGCCGATGGTGGGCACCCCGTGCTGGCCGGCCTCGACGACAGCCAGCCCCCACCCCTCCTTGCGGGACGGCAGCACATGCACCCACGCCTGTTGCACCAGTCGGTGTTTGGTGTCCTCGTCGACGTGGCCGTGGAAGGTGACCGCGTCGGTGATCCCCAGGGCCGTGGCGTGCTGCACCAGGCGATCGCCCCACCAACCGCCGCCGATGACGTCGAGGCGCAGACCGGGCACCCGGCTACGCAGTGCGGCGACCGCATCCAGGGCATCCTCGATCTGCTTGTGCGGCACCAGCCGGGACAGCACCACCACCCTGGGTGCCTCGGCTCGCGGGCCGGACAGCGTCGCCGGCGGCGCCTCGTCGAGGCCGTTACGCACCACCGCGATGCGTTCGGCGCCCACACCCAGTTCGATCAAATCGCGTGCTGAGGGCAGCGACACCGTCACGTACTGGTTACGCCGGTTCAGCCACGGCGACAGTCGCGACTCCACCAGCCAGCCGATCCGGCTCAACACCGGTCCGGCCACCGGCCATTGCTCACGGTGGCAGTGGTGCACCAGCATCGCGACCCGGCGTCCGTAGATCAGCCGCGCCAGGAACGGCAGGCCGTTCTGGGTGTCGATCACCGCGTCCGGCCGCACCCGCCGCAGCGGGCCGAGCCCGACGCGCGCGGCCGCCATCACCGCCAGTGCCCACAGGTACACCGTGTAGCGACCGCCGCGGCGACTGATCCGCACCCCGTCGACGACTTCGTGTTTGGGTGCACCCGGGTAGTGGGCGGTGCGCAGCGTGACCGCGACTCCGGCGGCGGCCAACTCCGCGCCGATGCGCTGCAGGTAGGCCTCACTGCCGCCGCCCTGCGGATGCCCGGTGTCACGCCAGCACAGCAGCAGGACGGAGCGCACACCGGACACAGGAGAACAGGGTAGTCCCGCGGGCTGGGCCTAGGCTTGGGCCGGTGGCCGCCACCGATCTGTTCGCCCGACGCGCGACGCTGGCCCGCTCGGTGCACCTGCTGAGCCAGTTCCGCTACGAACAGAGCGACCCGGCCCGGTTCTATGGTGCGCTGGCCCTCGACACCGCAGCCCTGGTCACCGACCTGTGGCGGGGCGTGCACGGGGACGACCCGATCGGGAGCACCGTGCTCGACGTCGGCGGGGGGCCGGGCTACTTCGCGACCGCATTCGCCGAGGCCGGCCTGCGCTACATCGGTGTGGAACCCGACCCCGGGGAAGTGCATGCAATGCATGCGGCCGGGTCCGCGACCTCCCCGGGCACCTTCGTGCGGGCGTCGGGGATGGCGTTGCCGTTCGCCGACGACAGCGTGGACATCTGCCTGTCGTCCAACGTCGCCGAACACGTGCCGCGGCCCTGGCGGCTCGGGGACGAGATGCTGCGGGTCACCAGGCCGGGCGGGCTGGTCCTGCTGTCCTACACGGTGTGGCTGGGCCCGTTCGGCGGCCACGAAATGGGCCTGACCCACTATCTGGGCGGGCGCAGAGCCGCGGCTCGCTACACCCGCAGGCACGGCCACCCGCCCAAGAACAACTACGGTTCGTCACTGTTTGCGGTGTCGGCGGCCGAGGGGCTGGACTGGGCCCGTCACACCGGTGCGCTCGTCGCGGCTTTCCCCCGCTATCACCCGCGATGGGCGTGGTGGATGACCTCTGCACCCGGCCTTCGCGAGTTCCTGGTCAGCAATCTGGTGCTGGTTCTACAAGCCGACTGAGTCCATTGACTGCAACGTGTTCTAATCCTCGCGTCGGCTAGGTAGGGTTGCGCCATGACCGTGAGCACCGCGACCGAATACGACACCCTTTTCATCGGCGGCAAGTGGACCGCCCCGTCCACCGACCAGGTGATCGAAGTCCGCTCTCCGGCCACCGGCGAGTACGTCGGCAAGGTCCCGCTGGCGACCAAGGCAGATGTGGATGCGGCGGTGGCGGCCGCGCGCGCCGCTTTCGACTCCGGGCCGTGGCCGTCGACCCCGCCGGCCGAGCGGGCTGCCGTCATCGCCGCGGCGATCAAGTTGATGGAGGAGCGCAAGGAACTGTTCACCACGCTGCTGGCCGCCGAGACCGGTCAGCCGCCGATGGGCGTCGAGACCATGCACTGGCTGAGCTCGATCGGCGCGCTGAACTTCTTCGCCGGGCCCGCCGTGGACGAGGTCAGTTGGGAAGAGATCCGCACCGGCGCCTACGGGCAGACGATCGTGCGCCGGGAACCGCTCGGTGTGGTCGGGGCGATCGTGGCGTGGAATGTGCCGTTGTTCCTCGCGGTCAACAAGCTGGGCCCGGCGCTGCTGGCCGGCTGCACCGTGGTGCTCAAGCCGGCCGCCGAGACCCCGTTGACCGCCAATGCGTTGGCGCAGGCGTTCGCCGACGCCGGTCTGCCCGAGGGCGTGCTTTCGGTGGTGCCGGGCGGCGTGGAGACCGGCCAGGCGCTGACCTCCAACGCCGACGTGGACATCTTCTCCTTCACCGGCAGCTCGGCCGTGGGCAAGGAGATCGGCAAGCGCGCCG
This is a stretch of genomic DNA from Mycolicibacter terrae. It encodes these proteins:
- a CDS encoding HNH endonuclease signature motif containing protein — translated: MFESTDLPGPDTLAELDEAALVAAIGGWAQAESVAASRRLAAIAELMGRKLYDDPAHSKWACDGWDAVASEVGAACDISHGKASGQMYLASALRERLPKVAALFAAGLLNAALVSTISWHTTLIEDSRALAAVDTALAADALHYGPLSAFKTGQAIDAVVEAHDPEALRRSRQNARSRDLVVDKRNTDHATTPVWGRLHAHDAEALDRRLMAMAHSVCDDDPRTIAQRRADALGALAAGGQTLACGCGNEDCPGTQDRPASSVLIHVVASAESMGTAVDAHRNGEDPPPPPIDRRNLFAPVARPAEPDPPPKARPALLLGGPLIPAPMLAELIAAGATVKPVRHPGPDSPPEPKYRPSTALDEFVRCRDMTCRWPGCDRPAEFCDLDHAIAYALGGLTHPSNLRCLCRKHHLIKTFHGWRDRQHADGTIDWLSPTGQTYTTHPGSRLLFPALCEPTGRLPVPTGRQSDSAGRTLMMPTRRRTRAQNRARAIAAERALNTRPPPS
- a CDS encoding thiol-disulfide oxidoreductase DCC family protein; this encodes MTNAHAAPVLLYDGVCGVCNRSVQTILRHDRRGTLRFAALDSDFARAVIERHPDLQGIDSMVFVDDPGQPGEQVSVRSAGALKVVRYLGGPFRLLLAARIIPAGIRDRLYDRFAAVRYRIGGKHDTCPVPAPEVRARFLG
- a CDS encoding glycosyltransferase family 4 protein; translation: MSGVRSVLLLCWRDTGHPQGGGSEAYLQRIGAELAAAGVAVTLRTAHYPGAPKHEVVDGVRISRRGGRYTVYLWALAVMAAARVGLGPLRRVRPDAVIDTQNGLPFLARLIYGRRVAMLVHHCHREQWPVAGPVLSRIGWLVESRLSPWLNRRNQYVTVSLPSARDLIELGVGAERIAVVRNGLDEAPPATLSGPRAEAPRVVVLSRLVPHKQIEDALDAVAALRSRVPGLRLDVIGGGWWGDRLVQHATALGITDAVTFHGHVDEDTKHRLVQQAWVHVLPSRKEGWGLAVVEAGQHGVPTIGYRASGGLADSIVDGVTGLLVDDHDELVGQLHRLLADAVLREQLGGKAQDRSAEFSWRQSADGLREVLEAVRERRYVSGVV
- a CDS encoding class I SAM-dependent methyltransferase, yielding MAATDLFARRATLARSVHLLSQFRYEQSDPARFYGALALDTAALVTDLWRGVHGDDPIGSTVLDVGGGPGYFATAFAEAGLRYIGVEPDPGEVHAMHAAGSATSPGTFVRASGMALPFADDSVDICLSSNVAEHVPRPWRLGDEMLRVTRPGGLVLLSYTVWLGPFGGHEMGLTHYLGGRRAAARYTRRHGHPPKNNYGSSLFAVSAAEGLDWARHTGALVAAFPRYHPRWAWWMTSAPGLREFLVSNLVLVLQAD
- a CDS encoding aldehyde dehydrogenase, with amino-acid sequence MTVSTATEYDTLFIGGKWTAPSTDQVIEVRSPATGEYVGKVPLATKADVDAAVAAARAAFDSGPWPSTPPAERAAVIAAAIKLMEERKELFTTLLAAETGQPPMGVETMHWLSSIGALNFFAGPAVDEVSWEEIRTGAYGQTIVRREPLGVVGAIVAWNVPLFLAVNKLGPALLAGCTVVLKPAAETPLTANALAQAFADAGLPEGVLSVVPGGVETGQALTSNADVDIFSFTGSSAVGKEIGKRAAELLKPCTLELGGKSAAIVLEDVDLASAVPMLVFSGIMNTGQACVAQTRILAPRSRYEEIVEAIKNFVTAMPVGVPSDPAAQVGSLISEKQRERVEGYIKKGIEEGARLVCGGGRPEGLDDGFFVQPTVFADVDNSMTIAQEEIFGPVLSIIGYDTEDDAIKIANDSVYGLAGSVWTSDVPRGIEISKKIRTGTYAINWYAFDPCCPFGGYKNSGIGRENGKEGVEHFTQQKSVLMPMGYTLDA